The Nitrospira sp. KM1 genome includes a window with the following:
- a CDS encoding class I SAM-dependent methyltransferase, translated as MDSIPANIEFAVERSISKEALRSHLASWGLRRFDSDAEYFEWQRQTLAPDDIQDLHRRIERKRSGSPADEIAFYDATAAPRLLPVIYSQRYDYFAAVGPRVASRIGEAKTVLDFGCGVGILTTFYASGFPDIMFTGIDRSSASIDRANEAALERGLKNVQFVCLDLCPESTVGSFDLIVASHALLQAEQDTGVPSRDWTTFERVPGVLQREFEERTGLGPRLDQFRARLNTPGRLILFEKSRQLTRRVPLQRAMASRGLSLLEQPELIRYRLIEEVADDGPLYVVMNGKTAEIPWDEQPEPDEGRRLDFDNIRMQPAQDDVPLYENHFPSAQQAWEGLRGRTVKCETTRQEPDGRQVHVEFGTAEDLCYVYCSNTFDQRQLVIFHHSRIAILRSYYEEVVSGLA; from the coding sequence GTGGATTCCATTCCAGCCAACATCGAATTTGCCGTGGAGCGTTCCATATCAAAAGAGGCGCTTCGGTCGCATCTCGCATCCTGGGGTCTCAGACGGTTCGACTCGGATGCAGAGTATTTTGAATGGCAGCGGCAGACCCTTGCTCCCGACGATATCCAGGATCTGCATCGGCGTATCGAGCGCAAGCGGTCGGGGTCTCCGGCCGATGAAATTGCCTTCTACGATGCGACCGCCGCCCCGCGCCTCCTGCCTGTGATCTACAGTCAACGGTATGATTATTTCGCGGCCGTCGGTCCACGGGTCGCATCTCGCATCGGAGAGGCCAAGACCGTTTTGGATTTCGGGTGCGGTGTGGGGATTTTGACGACGTTTTATGCGAGCGGATTTCCAGACATCATGTTCACCGGGATTGATCGCTCGTCTGCATCCATCGATCGTGCCAACGAGGCTGCCCTGGAGAGGGGCCTGAAGAATGTGCAGTTTGTCTGTCTCGATCTTTGTCCTGAATCGACGGTGGGCTCATTCGACCTGATCGTAGCGAGTCATGCTCTGCTCCAGGCCGAACAGGATACGGGGGTGCCCAGTCGTGACTGGACGACGTTTGAGCGGGTTCCGGGAGTGCTGCAACGTGAATTCGAAGAACGCACAGGGCTTGGTCCGCGGCTTGACCAGTTTCGCGCACGTCTCAACACCCCTGGCCGGCTGATTCTGTTTGAGAAAAGCCGGCAGCTCACCAGGCGAGTGCCCCTTCAGCGGGCAATGGCCTCACGTGGATTGTCGTTGTTGGAGCAGCCGGAGTTGATTCGCTATCGACTGATTGAGGAAGTAGCCGATGATGGACCGCTGTATGTCGTGATGAATGGGAAGACGGCGGAGATCCCATGGGACGAGCAGCCTGAACCGGATGAAGGCCGTCGCCTCGACTTTGACAACATCAGAATGCAGCCTGCCCAGGACGATGTGCCACTGTACGAGAATCACTTCCCCTCCGCTCAACAAGCATGGGAGGGCCTGCGGGGTCGAACAGTTAAATGCGAGACCACTCGACAGGAACCGGATGGACGCCAAGTGCACGTCGAATTCGGGACGGCGGAGGATCTCTGCTATGTCTATTGTTCAAATACGT
- a CDS encoding glutamate-5-semialdehyde dehydrogenase — protein sequence MTAERKHKMPEVPVKIYLDKLLKECRKKVHSMALVTGPVKEKVLHAMAARLEKDENRILGENEKDVDALGKMLASEPDKNVLKAAVARVRVSSDDVKEMVERLRVIADQPDPVGTVTSRRERPDGLQVSRVRVPIGVIGIISEMKPLVMVESIGMCVKSGNVSVFRGAPEWNLTFQAIGKGLREEAETGGLPADCWALIERQEKDVAVELIRSGKALDAIIPRGGAGLRKAVMDVARMPVLCHDSGLSHLYVDADTDIPMAQNITINSKAQQAGSANSLDTLLVQQVVARQFLAALINRLLNEFKIEVRGCHKTIALMGQMAMSGHTSIKPASEDDWRMQFQSRILAVKMVADLDEALRHIADHGPCMTATIATTSYESAMRFTREVDAATVMVNASSRLNAGDSFGFGADIGLSGSRIHAKGPIGLEQLTCEKYVVFGNGQLRLPHPVPETYFDAIMLKRP from the coding sequence ATGACAGCGGAAAGGAAACATAAAATGCCTGAAGTTCCAGTTAAGATTTATCTAGATAAGTTATTGAAAGAGTGCAGAAAAAAAGTTCATTCTATGGCTCTAGTAACCGGACCTGTTAAGGAGAAGGTCCTGCATGCGATGGCTGCCCGGCTCGAGAAGGATGAGAACCGGATACTCGGCGAAAATGAAAAAGACGTCGATGCGTTGGGCAAGATGCTCGCGTCGGAGCCGGACAAGAATGTTCTGAAGGCTGCGGTGGCTCGGGTGCGGGTGAGTTCGGATGACGTGAAGGAAATGGTGGAGCGCCTTCGGGTGATTGCTGACCAGCCCGATCCCGTCGGGACCGTCACCTCCCGCCGCGAGCGACCCGACGGACTGCAAGTCAGCCGGGTGCGCGTGCCGATCGGAGTGATCGGCATCATTTCCGAAATGAAGCCGCTGGTGATGGTGGAATCGATAGGAATGTGTGTGAAGTCCGGAAATGTCAGCGTCTTCCGCGGCGCTCCGGAATGGAATCTGACCTTTCAAGCGATCGGCAAGGGATTACGGGAAGAGGCGGAGACCGGCGGACTCCCGGCGGACTGTTGGGCTCTCATCGAACGGCAGGAAAAGGATGTGGCCGTCGAACTCATCCGATCGGGAAAGGCCTTGGATGCGATTATTCCCCGCGGCGGCGCCGGGTTGCGCAAAGCAGTCATGGATGTCGCGAGGATGCCGGTGTTGTGTCATGACAGCGGCTTGTCGCATCTCTACGTCGATGCCGATACCGACATTCCCATGGCGCAAAACATCACGATCAATTCGAAGGCGCAACAAGCCGGTTCGGCGAACTCATTGGACACTCTGCTGGTACAGCAGGTGGTGGCAAGACAGTTCTTGGCGGCGCTCATCAATCGTCTGCTCAACGAGTTCAAGATCGAGGTTCGCGGATGCCATAAGACCATTGCCTTAATGGGACAGATGGCGATGAGCGGGCATACATCCATCAAGCCCGCATCCGAAGACGATTGGAGGATGCAGTTCCAGTCCAGAATACTCGCGGTCAAAATGGTTGCAGATCTCGACGAGGCCTTGAGGCATATCGCCGACCATGGGCCCTGCATGACGGCGACAATTGCCACGACCAGTTATGAGTCCGCCATGCGATTCACGCGTGAGGTGGACGCCGCAACCGTGATGGTCAATGCTTCGTCACGGCTGAATGCCGGAGACAGTTTCGGGTTCGGCGCGGATATCGGCCTCAGCGGCTCCAGAATTCACGCGAAAGGGCCGATCGGTCTCGAACAATTGACCTGTGAAAAATATGTGGTGTTCGGTAACGGTCAGCTCCGTCTCCCACATCCCGTTCCCGAAACGTATTTCGACGCCATCATGCTGAAGCGGCCGTAA
- a CDS encoding NTP/NDP exchange transporter gives MSRFSRAIQSNTGAESDEVLPLIWAFLYFFFLLCGYYILRPVRDEMAVQGGVQHLPWMMTATFVTLTLVTPWFGFLSARIPRYRLFLLVYAFFGVNLVGFFLVMMNHIGPEWVARAFFVWLSVFNLFVVSVFWSFMADLFTPEQGTRLFGLIAAGGSTGAMTGPLLTTGLTYLIPIPFLMLVSAGCLGACMICIHRLELWSRSRAGAPSGSRGEPVGGHMLAGIGLVFRSRYLLGICAYLFLLTTTATFLYLEQTKLVSEQVASSEARTRLFATMDFAVNSITFLTQVFVTGQLIRRFGLASALVMLPLASAVGFGIIGFVPLLVLYVLFTVVRRVGEYAIAKPAREVLFTVVSREEKYKAKNFIDTAVSRGGDATTGWLVSGVKALGATTGQIAWAMVPAACFWAWLALKLAKREEALRLNRELAISPSSQG, from the coding sequence ATGTCCCGATTCAGCCGCGCGATCCAGTCCAATACCGGCGCCGAGAGCGACGAAGTCCTTCCTCTGATCTGGGCCTTCCTCTATTTTTTCTTTCTCCTGTGCGGCTATTACATCCTGCGGCCAGTGCGTGACGAAATGGCGGTGCAGGGAGGTGTGCAGCATCTTCCGTGGATGATGACGGCCACCTTCGTCACCTTGACGCTCGTTACGCCGTGGTTCGGGTTCTTGTCGGCCCGCATCCCGCGCTACCGGCTGTTTCTACTCGTGTATGCGTTCTTCGGTGTCAATCTCGTCGGGTTCTTTCTGGTGATGATGAATCACATAGGACCAGAGTGGGTCGCTCGCGCGTTCTTTGTCTGGCTCTCCGTATTCAATCTGTTCGTCGTGTCGGTGTTCTGGAGCTTCATGGCCGACTTGTTCACTCCGGAACAGGGGACGAGGCTATTCGGGCTGATTGCGGCCGGAGGGAGCACGGGAGCCATGACCGGGCCGCTGTTGACCACCGGATTGACCTATCTCATTCCCATTCCGTTTCTCATGCTCGTTTCCGCCGGGTGCCTTGGGGCATGCATGATCTGCATCCACCGGCTCGAACTATGGTCGCGGTCACGTGCGGGCGCTCCATCTGGTTCTCGAGGAGAACCCGTCGGCGGCCACATGCTTGCTGGCATCGGACTTGTATTTCGTTCAAGGTATCTTCTGGGCATCTGCGCATACCTGTTTCTCCTGACGACGACAGCCACTTTCCTCTATCTGGAACAGACGAAACTGGTCAGCGAGCAGGTCGCCTCATCGGAAGCGAGGACGAGGTTGTTTGCGACCATGGATTTCGCCGTCAATTCGATCACGTTTCTCACTCAAGTGTTCGTGACGGGCCAGCTCATCCGTCGGTTCGGGCTCGCTTCGGCGTTGGTCATGCTTCCGCTGGCAAGTGCGGTCGGGTTCGGCATTATCGGATTCGTGCCGCTGTTGGTCCTGTATGTCCTGTTCACCGTCGTTCGACGAGTTGGGGAATATGCCATCGCCAAACCGGCTCGCGAAGTTCTTTTCACCGTCGTCAGTCGAGAGGAGAAATACAAGGCGAAAAATTTCATCGATACCGCCGTCTCGCGTGGAGGAGATGCCACGACCGGTTGGCTGGTTAGCGGGGTGAAGGCGTTGGGGGCGACGACCGGCCAGATCGCATGGGCCATGGTTCCAGCTGCTTGCTTCTGGGCATGGCTCGCGTTGAAACTGGCCAAACGCGAGGAGGCATTACGACTGAACAGAGAGTTGGCAATCTCCCCATCCTCGCAGGGCTGA
- a CDS encoding low specificity L-threonine aldolase, with protein sequence MIDLRSDTVTKPSAAMRKAMAQAEVGDDVYGEDPTVNRLQDLVASLLGKKAALFVPSGTMANQLAIRIQTQPGQEVVAESRAHIVRYEQGAAGALAGVQLHWVAGERGIITAEQVQQAVRPKDPHTIQTALICLENTHNSGGGTIYPLATIERIRSVAGKAGVPMHLDGARLFNAVTATTLPPASYAQHFDTVSVCLSKGLGAPAGSLLIMNDLGLLEKARRCRRMYGGAMRQAGILAAAGLYALEHHIGRLKEDHDNAKRLARKLQQLSSVTVNPQHVETNIVIFDVVGHRLAPGAIVDALKQEGVLVNTIGGTSFRAVTHLDVSTAAVDRAYEVFARVLG encoded by the coding sequence ATGATCGATCTGCGCAGCGACACCGTCACCAAGCCGTCGGCCGCCATGCGGAAAGCCATGGCGCAAGCCGAGGTGGGGGACGATGTGTACGGTGAAGATCCGACCGTCAATCGGCTTCAGGACCTCGTGGCTTCGCTCTTAGGAAAAAAGGCTGCGTTGTTCGTACCGTCCGGCACCATGGCCAATCAATTGGCCATTCGCATTCAAACCCAGCCTGGTCAGGAAGTCGTGGCGGAAAGCAGGGCTCACATCGTGCGATACGAACAGGGAGCTGCGGGCGCGCTGGCGGGTGTTCAGCTGCACTGGGTCGCGGGAGAACGCGGGATCATCACCGCGGAGCAGGTACAGCAGGCTGTGCGCCCCAAAGATCCACATACGATCCAAACGGCGCTCATCTGTCTGGAAAATACTCACAATAGCGGAGGCGGGACGATCTATCCGCTGGCCACGATCGAACGGATTCGTAGCGTCGCCGGCAAGGCCGGTGTCCCAATGCACCTGGATGGGGCCCGCCTGTTCAACGCGGTGACGGCCACCACGCTGCCTCCGGCTTCATACGCACAGCATTTCGACACGGTCTCGGTATGCCTTTCAAAGGGACTTGGCGCTCCGGCCGGTTCGCTGTTGATCATGAACGATCTCGGACTCCTCGAGAAGGCCAGACGTTGCCGTCGCATGTATGGGGGGGCCATGCGGCAAGCCGGTATTCTGGCGGCGGCAGGGCTCTATGCGCTGGAGCATCACATCGGACGGCTGAAGGAAGACCACGACAATGCAAAACGCCTGGCAAGAAAACTCCAACAATTATCGTCCGTGACCGTCAATCCCCAGCACGTGGAAACCAACATCGTGATCTTCGATGTCGTCGGGCATCGGCTCGCACCTGGCGCGATCGTCGATGCGCTCAAACAGGAAGGCGTCCTCGTCAACACGATTGGAGGCACGAGTTTTCGCGCCGTCACGCATCTGGACGTATCCACTGCGGCCGTCGACCGGGCATACGAGGTCTTCGCCCGCGTGCTCGGATAG
- a CDS encoding nucleotidyltransferase domain-containing protein: protein MDTGSSQTLPTREELQAELLEVPEPPEQPGPVNEPGFEDVLAVALKHVKGRRGGDLVSVMLVGSAARRALTAHSDIDLIALVKGTADAHEIVRVAERLADIRYYGYVDIEEELPYSARLPSLLRKARILYDHEAIGAKLIERANQRFRQGPPPANMNEQIRIKAQCLHWLGKAQDMADKPSAANYLLTLFFDEYVNAFFRLKGLWLTAPVDIPRFMASRDATLGEMAGRFLAATTLPERLNFSRDLTDLLFKDVPNPARID from the coding sequence ATGGACACCGGATCATCTCAAACGCTTCCCACCCGCGAGGAACTCCAGGCCGAATTGCTGGAGGTGCCCGAACCGCCGGAGCAGCCCGGCCCCGTCAATGAACCGGGCTTCGAGGACGTGCTTGCCGTGGCGCTCAAGCACGTCAAGGGTCGCCGCGGCGGCGATCTCGTCAGCGTGATGCTCGTCGGGTCAGCCGCCAGACGGGCACTCACTGCGCACAGCGATATCGATTTGATCGCTCTGGTGAAAGGAACCGCAGACGCCCATGAGATCGTACGGGTGGCAGAACGCCTGGCCGATATCAGATATTACGGATACGTCGATATCGAGGAAGAACTTCCCTACTCCGCACGCCTACCTTCGCTGCTGCGTAAAGCGCGGATCCTGTATGATCACGAAGCCATCGGCGCTAAACTGATCGAGCGCGCCAATCAGCGGTTTCGGCAGGGCCCTCCCCCCGCCAACATGAACGAACAGATCAGGATCAAGGCCCAATGTCTGCATTGGCTGGGGAAAGCGCAGGACATGGCCGATAAACCCTCCGCCGCCAACTACCTCCTGACGCTGTTTTTCGACGAGTATGTCAATGCGTTCTTCCGATTGAAAGGACTGTGGTTGACCGCGCCCGTCGACATACCCCGGTTCATGGCGTCACGGGATGCGACGTTGGGCGAGATGGCCGGACGTTTTCTGGCTGCCACGACGCTGCCTGAGCGGCTCAACTTCAGCCGTGATCTGACCGATTTACTGTTCAAGGACGTTCCGAACCCCGCGAGAATCGACTGA
- the gnd gene encoding phosphogluconate dehydrogenase (NAD(+)-dependent, decarboxylating), with protein MELGFIGLGKMGMNMVTRLRRDQHRVVVFDRSTEIIKQAETHGCIGASSLADLVGKLASPKTVWVMVPSGVPTEETVQAVAALLQPGDIIVDGGNTRYHDDVRRAEGLKKKGIRYVDAGTSGGIWGLQVGYCLMVGGEKEAVDHLAPALTTLAPPKGWAHVGAVGAGHYVKMVHNGIEYSMMQGYAEGFELMSKSDYKLDLARIADLWMQGSVVRSWLLELAASALKDDPKLEHLKGYVQDSGEGRWMVADAIEKDVPVPTLTTALFTRFRSRQEQSFAEKMLAALRNAFGGHAVRR; from the coding sequence ATGGAACTGGGTTTTATTGGATTGGGTAAGATGGGAATGAACATGGTGACGCGCCTTCGGCGCGATCAACACCGCGTGGTCGTCTTCGACCGCTCGACTGAGATCATCAAGCAAGCTGAAACCCACGGCTGTATCGGCGCTTCCTCTCTTGCGGACTTGGTCGGCAAACTCGCCAGTCCGAAAACCGTGTGGGTGATGGTGCCGTCGGGAGTTCCTACCGAAGAGACCGTGCAGGCCGTGGCCGCGCTGCTGCAGCCCGGCGACATCATCGTGGATGGCGGGAATACACGCTATCATGACGACGTCCGCCGCGCGGAAGGCTTGAAGAAAAAGGGGATCCGATATGTCGACGCCGGTACGAGCGGCGGGATTTGGGGGTTGCAAGTCGGCTACTGTCTCATGGTCGGAGGAGAAAAAGAAGCGGTCGACCACCTCGCTCCGGCATTGACCACTCTCGCGCCGCCCAAGGGATGGGCACACGTCGGAGCCGTCGGAGCGGGCCATTATGTCAAGATGGTGCACAACGGGATCGAATACAGCATGATGCAAGGGTATGCGGAAGGCTTCGAATTGATGTCGAAGAGCGATTACAAATTGGATCTCGCGCGGATTGCCGATCTCTGGATGCAAGGCAGCGTGGTCCGTTCATGGCTGCTCGAGCTCGCCGCCAGCGCATTGAAGGACGATCCCAAACTCGAACACCTCAAAGGCTATGTGCAGGATTCCGGCGAAGGCCGATGGATGGTGGCCGATGCCATCGAGAAAGACGTGCCCGTCCCGACCTTGACGACCGCGCTGTTTACGCGCTTCCGGTCCCGGCAGGAACAGTCGTTTGCGGAAAAAATGCTGGCGGCGTTGCGCAATGCATTTGGCGGACATGCGGTGAGACGATAG
- the zwf gene encoding glucose-6-phosphate dehydrogenase, producing the protein MPPVTKINIKPERETGPPVEPCTVVIFGGSGDLARRKLIPALYNLLLDGLLPSNYAVLGLGRKTMTDEEYRATLREGVVKFSRQALDEDKWGAFARHVFYVSGENENPATYSTLRSRAEEVERQLGLPGNRIFYLSIPPSSFTAVCEGLATAGMTSHSTSPAPYARIIVEKPVGHDLASAKDINSVTARVFDESQIFRIDHYLGKETVQNLMVVRFANIIFEPIWNHKYIDHVQITVSEAEGVGTRASYYEEAGALRDMVQNHILQLLCLVAMEPPYSLDPDVVRNAKMEVLRCLRPIVGKDVEKYTVRAQYAGGAVNGTAVPGYRRESGVKPNSTTETYVAIKCFVENWRWSGVPFYLRTGKALPHRASEVAVQFKEIPQILFNSNTQHPQPPNVLALRIQPEEGLSLRIVSRVPGTRAYTHPVEMNFEYAEVFGRPSPEAYERLLLDVMTGDASRFMRRDAVEASWAWITKILEGWQQQGSRWLPEYPAGTSGPVEADRLIQEDGRSWRTL; encoded by the coding sequence ATGCCTCCCGTCACGAAGATCAATATCAAGCCAGAACGCGAAACCGGTCCGCCGGTCGAGCCCTGTACCGTAGTTATTTTCGGAGGCTCCGGCGATCTCGCACGGCGCAAATTGATTCCCGCCCTCTACAACCTCCTGCTCGACGGACTCCTGCCCTCCAACTACGCCGTCTTGGGACTCGGACGGAAAACGATGACCGATGAGGAATATCGCGCAACGCTGCGCGAGGGCGTCGTCAAATTTTCCCGGCAAGCATTGGATGAGGACAAATGGGGAGCCTTTGCCAGGCATGTCTTTTACGTCTCCGGGGAAAATGAAAACCCGGCGACGTATTCCACGCTGAGGTCCCGCGCGGAGGAAGTCGAACGGCAGTTGGGACTGCCCGGGAACCGGATCTTCTATCTGAGCATTCCCCCCAGTTCCTTCACGGCGGTCTGCGAAGGGTTGGCCACAGCCGGCATGACAAGTCATTCGACATCGCCGGCCCCCTACGCCCGCATCATTGTCGAAAAGCCCGTCGGCCACGACTTGGCCTCGGCCAAGGACATCAACTCTGTCACCGCGCGCGTCTTCGACGAATCTCAGATATTCAGGATCGACCATTACCTTGGAAAAGAAACCGTACAAAACCTCATGGTCGTTCGATTCGCCAACATCATCTTCGAACCGATCTGGAATCACAAATATATCGACCACGTCCAGATTACGGTCAGCGAAGCCGAGGGGGTCGGCACCCGGGCCTCCTATTACGAAGAGGCGGGCGCCTTACGCGACATGGTCCAGAATCATATCCTTCAGTTACTGTGCCTCGTCGCGATGGAACCTCCCTATTCACTCGATCCTGACGTCGTGCGCAATGCGAAGATGGAAGTCCTTCGATGCCTGCGGCCGATCGTGGGGAAAGACGTCGAGAAATACACCGTGCGCGCGCAGTACGCCGGCGGCGCGGTCAACGGAACGGCCGTTCCGGGTTACCGGCGAGAATCCGGTGTCAAACCCAATTCCACGACGGAGACATACGTCGCTATCAAATGTTTCGTCGAAAACTGGCGCTGGTCCGGAGTGCCGTTCTATCTGCGCACCGGCAAGGCACTGCCCCACCGTGCCAGCGAAGTCGCCGTTCAATTCAAGGAGATTCCCCAAATCCTGTTCAACAGCAACACCCAACACCCGCAGCCACCGAATGTCCTCGCTCTTCGCATACAACCCGAAGAAGGGCTCTCGCTGCGGATTGTATCCCGTGTCCCCGGCACGAGGGCCTACACCCACCCGGTGGAAATGAATTTCGAGTACGCCGAAGTCTTCGGACGGCCTTCGCCGGAAGCCTACGAGCGGTTGTTGCTGGATGTGATGACCGGTGATGCCTCGCGATTCATGCGGCGGGACGCAGTCGAAGCCTCATGGGCCTGGATTACCAAAATTCTGGAAGGATGGCAGCAACAGGGCTCGCGCTGGCTGCCCGAGTATCCTGCAGGAACGAGCGGGCCGGTTGAAGCAGACCGGTTGATCCAGGAGGACGGCAGAAGCTGGCGGACCCTCTAA
- a CDS encoding co-chaperone YbbN, with translation MIGAVTDLDFDRLVERSPVPVLIAFWKPGCGGCRVLMRQLGLLQADLADSILMLQMNVDENFQIPAELEIRSLPALALYRNGQFDRFIGGIGTKEAIRNTLSSALSD, from the coding sequence ATGATCGGGGCCGTCACGGACTTGGATTTTGACCGGTTGGTCGAGCGTTCACCGGTTCCTGTGTTGATTGCGTTTTGGAAGCCGGGTTGCGGCGGCTGTCGCGTGCTGATGCGGCAACTTGGACTCCTGCAAGCGGATCTCGCCGACAGTATCCTCATGCTACAGATGAACGTGGATGAGAATTTTCAGATCCCAGCCGAGTTGGAAATCCGTTCGCTGCCGGCGCTCGCACTCTACCGCAACGGGCAATTCGATCGATTCATCGGGGGAATCGGCACGAAGGAGGCCATCCGCAACACGTTGTCATCGGCGCTATCGGATTAG
- a CDS encoding GDSL-type esterase/lipase family protein — translation MASHIVCFGDSLTAGYQVPTRENPGGVQTPYGEFLKQRLGPQVQIAISGICGELTAEMAMRFRRDVLARTPRYVVILGGTNDLGWNAQPADIMRNLLKMYETARAGGIVPVPVTVPSIRIDVMEAGREGQTFIEQHLGRRDELNALIQRYAESKDLAWVDLFTATAEPTTRQLAEQYSNDGLHLSTEGYQQFATLLYDRIFGEAFSSTENTR, via the coding sequence ATGGCCTCTCATATCGTGTGTTTCGGGGACAGCCTCACTGCCGGTTACCAGGTTCCCACTCGAGAAAATCCCGGTGGTGTGCAGACGCCATACGGTGAGTTCTTGAAACAGCGGCTTGGACCTCAGGTGCAAATTGCCATCAGTGGAATTTGCGGTGAACTGACGGCTGAGATGGCCATGCGTTTTCGCCGAGATGTACTGGCCCGGACCCCTCGTTATGTCGTCATCCTCGGAGGCACCAATGACCTGGGGTGGAACGCCCAGCCGGCTGATATCATGCGGAATCTCCTTAAGATGTATGAGACCGCCCGCGCCGGCGGCATTGTTCCGGTTCCCGTGACTGTTCCTTCCATTCGTATTGATGTCATGGAGGCGGGGCGGGAGGGGCAGACGTTCATCGAGCAGCATCTCGGCCGCCGTGATGAATTAAACGCGCTGATTCAGCGATATGCGGAATCTAAGGATCTCGCGTGGGTGGATCTCTTTACAGCGACGGCCGAGCCGACGACGAGACAGCTTGCCGAGCAATATTCAAACGACGGCCTTCATCTTAGTACGGAGGGCTATCAGCAATTTGCGACGTTGCTCTATGACCGGATTTTCGGTGAGGCCTTTTCCTCGACGGAGAACACACGATGA